One segment of Cellulomonas fulva DNA contains the following:
- a CDS encoding vWA domain-containing protein codes for MARPNRRLARYAPYVDGPDPLAPPVDLAEALDAIGADVMAGASPERAMREFLRRGGRDRTGLDELARRVAERRRELTREHRLDGTLQEVKELLDRAVLAERKQLARDVDMDEGDRALAQLQLDQLPASPAAAVQELGGYDWRSGEARREFEKIKDLLGREALDQRFAGMKQALENASDADRAALRAMLADLNALLDARREGRDTPEQFDDFMAKHGEHFPERPGTLDELLDALAARAAAAQRMRNSMTQEQRDELDALAQQAFGSSDLMDALGRLDESLRSLRPGEDWGGSERMDGPNGLGLGDGTGVFQDLADLDALAEQLAQSYQGSRLDDVDLDALARQLGADAAVDARTLQRLERALRDSGTLRRGSDGQLALTPKAMRQLGKAVLRSVAETMSGRQGGHEVRRSGAAGEPSGATRAWAYGDTEPWDVTRTITNALTRRASGGPRTDGRVEILVDDVEVQETEARTQACVALLVDTSFSMAMEGRWVPMKRTALALHTLVTTRFRGDDLQLIGFGRSAEVMAIEQLVGLDEKWEKGTNLHHALLLANRHFRKHPRAQPVLLVVTDGEPTSHLERDGEVFFDYPPHPLTIALAVRELDGATRLGARTTFFRLGDDPGLARLVDAMARRAGGTVVTPEADDLGAAVIGSYLGSRRNGAFGGWGRDEEW; via the coding sequence ATGGCTAGGCCGAACCGGCGGCTGGCCCGCTACGCCCCGTACGTCGACGGGCCGGACCCCCTCGCGCCGCCGGTCGACCTCGCGGAGGCGCTCGACGCGATCGGCGCGGACGTCATGGCGGGCGCCTCGCCGGAGCGGGCGATGCGCGAGTTCCTGCGGCGTGGGGGCCGGGACCGGACCGGGCTCGACGAGCTGGCGCGGCGGGTCGCCGAGCGGCGTCGGGAGCTGACGCGCGAGCACCGCCTCGACGGCACCCTCCAGGAGGTCAAGGAGCTGCTGGACCGCGCCGTGCTGGCCGAGCGCAAGCAGCTGGCGCGCGACGTGGACATGGACGAGGGCGACCGGGCGCTCGCGCAGCTGCAGCTCGACCAGCTGCCCGCCTCGCCCGCGGCCGCGGTCCAGGAGCTCGGTGGGTACGACTGGCGCAGCGGCGAGGCGCGCCGGGAGTTCGAGAAGATCAAGGACCTCCTGGGCCGGGAGGCGCTGGACCAGCGCTTCGCCGGCATGAAGCAGGCGCTCGAGAACGCGAGCGACGCCGACCGGGCCGCGCTCCGCGCGATGCTCGCCGACCTCAACGCGCTGCTCGATGCTCGTCGCGAGGGACGGGACACGCCGGAGCAGTTCGACGACTTCATGGCGAAGCACGGCGAGCACTTCCCCGAGCGGCCGGGAACGCTCGACGAGCTGCTGGACGCGCTCGCGGCACGCGCGGCTGCCGCGCAGCGGATGCGCAACTCGATGACCCAGGAGCAGCGCGACGAGCTCGACGCGCTGGCCCAGCAGGCGTTCGGCTCGTCAGACCTGATGGACGCGCTCGGAAGGCTGGACGAGAGCCTGCGCTCGCTGCGGCCCGGCGAGGACTGGGGCGGCTCGGAGCGGATGGACGGGCCGAACGGGCTGGGGCTGGGCGACGGGACCGGCGTGTTCCAGGACCTCGCCGACCTGGACGCGCTCGCGGAGCAGCTCGCGCAGTCCTACCAGGGCTCCCGGCTGGACGACGTCGACCTGGACGCGCTCGCGCGGCAGCTCGGCGCCGACGCCGCCGTCGACGCCCGCACCCTGCAGCGGCTCGAGCGCGCGCTGCGCGACTCCGGGACGCTGCGCCGCGGCTCGGACGGTCAGCTCGCGCTGACGCCCAAGGCCATGCGCCAGCTCGGCAAGGCCGTGCTGCGGTCCGTCGCCGAGACGATGTCCGGCCGGCAGGGCGGCCACGAGGTGCGCCGCTCGGGCGCCGCGGGGGAGCCCTCCGGGGCGACCCGCGCGTGGGCGTACGGCGACACCGAGCCGTGGGACGTGACCCGGACGATCACCAACGCCCTCACGCGACGGGCGTCGGGCGGTCCGCGCACGGACGGCCGGGTCGAGATCCTCGTCGACGACGTCGAGGTCCAGGAGACCGAGGCGCGCACGCAGGCGTGCGTCGCCCTGCTCGTCGACACCTCGTTCTCGATGGCCATGGAGGGCCGCTGGGTGCCGATGAAGCGGACCGCCCTCGCGCTCCACACGCTGGTCACGACGAGGTTCCGCGGCGACGACCTGCAGCTCATCGGGTTCGGGCGCAGCGCGGAGGTCATGGCGATCGAGCAGCTCGTGGGGCTGGACGAGAAGTGGGAGAAGGGCACCAACCTGCACCACGCCCTGCTGCTGGCCAACCGGCACTTCCGCAAGCACCCGCGGGCGCAGCCGGTGCTGCTGGTCGTCACCGACGGGGAGCCCACCTCGCACCTGGAGCGCGACGGCGAGGTCTTCTTCGACTACCCGCCGCACCCGCTGACCATCGCGCTCGCGGTCCGCGAGCTCGACGGCGCGACGCGCCTGGGGGCCCGCACGACGTTCTTCCGCCTGGGCGACGACCCCGGGCTCGCGCGGTTGGTCGACGCCATGGCGCGGCGGGCCGGTGGCACGGTGGTCACCCCGGAGGCCGACGACCTGGGCGCGGCGGTGATCGGCTCCTACCTGGGCTCGCGGCGCAACGGCGCGTTCGGCGGCTGGGGCCGCGACGAGGAGTGGTGA
- a CDS encoding serine/threonine-protein kinase: protein MLGHLDRPLPTCSSDDPERPVVDGRYRLDGVLGHGGMATVHRAHDLLLGRDVALKVFPVVHGDDDALRRTRAEVLVLAALSHPGLVMLYDAGAVQHPDGGQQDYLVMELVDGPTLSERLRPARLDQAQVARLGRDLAEALAVVHAQGVIHRDIKPGNILLTGPDALEADEAGGPAVKLADFGIARLVDGTRLTVTGQALGTVVYLSPEQAGGSALAPSSDIYSLGLVLIECLTGRPAFSGTTTETAIARLVTPPQVPEDIDPALGALLQRMTRISPEDRPSADEVAAGFAALAPSDRTMQVPTADPTVAALPPKTSVDLPAPEEPDEQQRRPRRTRSALLSAAVVVLLAGGGLVVADHASSDAPSDPPTYPTVEGRLGEALTQLQESVQP from the coding sequence GTGCTGGGACATCTTGACAGGCCGCTGCCGACGTGCTCGTCGGACGATCCCGAGCGCCCTGTCGTCGATGGTCGCTACCGGCTCGACGGCGTGCTCGGGCACGGCGGCATGGCCACGGTGCACCGCGCGCACGACCTGCTGCTGGGGCGCGACGTGGCCCTCAAGGTCTTCCCCGTCGTCCACGGCGACGACGACGCGTTGCGGCGCACCCGCGCCGAGGTGCTGGTGCTCGCGGCGCTCAGCCACCCCGGGCTGGTCATGCTCTACGACGCCGGCGCTGTGCAGCACCCCGACGGGGGCCAGCAGGACTACCTCGTCATGGAGCTCGTCGACGGACCGACGCTGTCCGAGCGCCTGCGCCCCGCGCGCCTCGACCAGGCGCAGGTCGCCCGGCTGGGCCGCGACCTCGCCGAGGCGCTCGCCGTGGTCCACGCCCAGGGCGTGATCCACCGGGACATCAAGCCCGGCAACATCCTGCTGACCGGCCCGGACGCGCTCGAGGCGGACGAGGCGGGCGGACCGGCGGTCAAGCTCGCCGACTTCGGCATCGCGCGCCTGGTCGACGGCACGCGGCTGACCGTGACCGGGCAGGCGCTCGGCACCGTCGTCTACCTGAGCCCGGAGCAGGCGGGCGGGTCCGCGCTGGCGCCGTCGAGCGACATCTACTCGTTGGGCCTCGTCCTCATCGAGTGCCTGACCGGGCGCCCCGCCTTCTCGGGCACCACCACCGAGACCGCGATCGCCCGGCTGGTCACGCCGCCACAGGTCCCCGAGGACATCGACCCCGCGCTCGGGGCGCTGCTGCAGCGGATGACCCGCATCAGCCCGGAGGACCGCCCGAGCGCCGACGAGGTGGCGGCAGGGTTCGCAGCGCTCGCCCCGTCCGACCGCACGATGCAGGTGCCGACCGCCGACCCCACCGTCGCAGCGCTCCCCCCGAAGACGTCGGTCGACCTCCCCGCGCCCGAGGAGCCGGACGAGCAGCAGCGACGCCCGCGCCGCACGCGTAGCGCCCTGCTCTCGGCGGCCGTCGTCGTGCTGCTGGCCGGTGGCGGGCTCGTCGTCGCCGACCATGCCTCGTCGGACGCGCCGTCCGACCCCCCGACGTACCCGACCGTGGAAGGACGCCTGGGCGAGGCGCTCACCCAGCTGCAGGAGAGCGTGCAGCCATGA
- a CDS encoding SDR family oxidoreductase, translating to MSPDQLTFDNPVERHAHLTPHASWQPVPGLDAKLDPKADHGETTYRGTGRLVGRKALITGGDSGIGAAVAIAFAREGADVALSYLPEEQVDAEAIAEHVRAAGRTAVLLPGDIRDREFCRSLVADAVSGLGGLDILVNNAAHQVYHPSFDELDESDLDRTVQTNVYAMFWITRDALPHLGPGATIINSTSVQGYNPSPMIISYASTKFAIIGFTKALAADLAPRGIRVNAVAPGPVWTPLQVSDGQPPEKLEGFGSSSWLGRTSQPVEQAPAYVFLASPESSFVVGEVINVNGGANVP from the coding sequence ATGTCGCCCGATCAGCTCACGTTCGACAACCCCGTCGAGCGGCACGCCCACCTCACCCCGCACGCCTCGTGGCAGCCGGTGCCCGGGCTCGACGCGAAGCTCGACCCCAAGGCCGACCACGGCGAGACGACCTACCGCGGCACCGGCCGCCTCGTCGGACGCAAGGCACTGATCACGGGCGGTGACTCGGGCATCGGCGCCGCCGTGGCCATCGCGTTCGCGCGGGAGGGCGCCGACGTGGCGCTGAGCTACCTGCCCGAGGAGCAGGTCGACGCCGAGGCGATCGCGGAGCACGTGCGCGCGGCCGGCCGCACGGCCGTCCTGCTCCCGGGCGACATCCGCGACCGGGAGTTCTGCCGCTCCCTCGTCGCCGACGCGGTCAGCGGCCTGGGCGGGCTGGACATCCTGGTGAACAACGCGGCGCACCAGGTGTACCACCCGAGCTTCGACGAGCTCGACGAGTCGGACCTGGACCGGACGGTCCAGACCAACGTCTACGCGATGTTCTGGATCACCCGCGACGCCCTGCCGCACCTGGGTCCGGGCGCGACGATCATCAACAGCACGTCCGTGCAGGGGTACAACCCCTCGCCGATGATCATCAGCTACGCGTCGACCAAGTTCGCGATCATCGGCTTCACCAAGGCCCTCGCGGCCGACCTCGCACCGCGGGGGATCCGGGTGAACGCGGTCGCGCCCGGTCCGGTGTGGACGCCGCTGCAGGTCTCGGACGGGCAGCCGCCGGAGAAGCTCGAGGGCTTCGGCAGCTCGTCCTGGCTCGGGCGGACGAGCCAGCCGGTCGAGCAGGCGCCGGCCTACGTGTTCCTCGCGTCGCCCGAGTCGAGCTTCGTGGTGGGCGAGGTCATCAACGTCAACGGCGGGGCGAACGTGCCCTGA
- a CDS encoding SCO1664 family protein, producing the protein MTDDEPDLVEGELELVGRITIASNATFLATVGDVQVVYKPVAGERPLWDFPDETLANREVAAYLVSESFGWDVVPTTVLRDGPLGPGMVQRWREPDAAQDPVDVVPAGAVPPDGWRAVFRGVSEKDQPLVLVHEDSAALRRMAVFDVVVNNADRKGGHVLPMADGHRYGVDHGVTFHVEHKLRTVLWGWRGEELRPDEVAGVARVRAELDGGLGGRLAGLLSDDELAALAMRCDRLLRDGVLPGPGGDMPAFPWPFF; encoded by the coding sequence GTGACCGACGACGAGCCCGACCTCGTCGAGGGCGAGCTCGAGCTCGTCGGACGCATCACGATCGCGTCCAACGCGACGTTCCTCGCGACGGTCGGGGACGTGCAGGTGGTCTACAAGCCCGTCGCCGGGGAGCGCCCGCTGTGGGACTTCCCCGACGAGACGCTGGCGAACCGCGAGGTGGCCGCCTACCTGGTCTCGGAGTCGTTCGGCTGGGACGTGGTGCCGACGACCGTGCTGCGCGACGGCCCGCTGGGACCGGGGATGGTGCAGCGCTGGCGCGAGCCGGACGCTGCGCAGGACCCGGTCGACGTGGTCCCGGCGGGCGCGGTGCCGCCGGACGGCTGGCGCGCGGTGTTCCGAGGCGTGTCCGAGAAGGACCAGCCGCTCGTCCTGGTCCACGAGGACTCGGCCGCGCTGCGCCGGATGGCCGTGTTCGACGTCGTCGTGAACAACGCCGACCGCAAGGGCGGCCACGTCCTGCCGATGGCCGACGGGCACCGCTACGGCGTGGACCACGGCGTGACGTTCCACGTCGAGCACAAGCTGCGCACGGTCCTGTGGGGGTGGCGCGGCGAGGAGCTGCGTCCCGACGAGGTCGCGGGCGTCGCCCGGGTGCGCGCCGAGCTCGACGGCGGCCTCGGCGGGCGGCTGGCCGGGCTGCTGTCCGACGACGAGCTGGCGGCGTTGGCGATGCGCTGCGACCGGCTGCTGCGGGACGGCGTGCTCCCCGGTCCGGGCGGGGACATGCCGGCGTTCCCGTGGCCGTTCTTCTGA
- a CDS encoding DUF7662 domain-containing protein: protein MVEVRMSVSSYTAGTPSRTVTLTSRTVATVARTAIAAAGESASPRWQGVGMAKYDPLRVELEGAAARGQTSLEMTFEQVGQLVGGLPESASQFRQWWANDSKVEARAWRAAGWHVAWVSLDHRRVRFETGVVGGAYATRRGWA from the coding sequence ATGGTGGAAGTCAGGATGTCGGTCTCGTCGTACACGGCTGGGACTCCTTCTCGAACGGTCACGCTGACCTCGAGGACTGTCGCCACGGTGGCGAGGACCGCAATCGCCGCAGCGGGCGAAAGCGCGTCACCCCGGTGGCAGGGTGTGGGCATGGCGAAGTACGACCCGCTTCGGGTGGAGCTGGAAGGCGCCGCTGCGCGTGGGCAGACGTCGTTGGAGATGACGTTCGAACAGGTCGGGCAGCTCGTAGGAGGACTTCCTGAGTCCGCCTCGCAGTTCCGCCAGTGGTGGGCGAACGACTCGAAGGTCGAGGCCAGAGCTTGGCGGGCGGCGGGTTGGCACGTCGCTTGGGTGTCGCTCGACCATCGACGGGTCCGGTTCGAGACCGGTGTCGTCGGTGGGGCGTACGCAACTCGACGAGGGTGGGCATAG
- a CDS encoding ATP-binding protein, which produces MRRPTQTTVGELRAAGHVHTSVRAEIRTNLLAALRDGRDPWPGIHGFDETVVPQLERALIAGHDIVLLGERGQGKTRILRTLAGLLDEWSPVIAGSEIGEHPYEPITAASRRLAADLGDELPIAWRHRDERYVEKLATPDTSVADLIGDVDPMKVAEGRALGDPETIHFGLVPRGHRGIVAVNELPDLAERIQVAMLNVMEERDIQIRGYVLRLPLDVLVVATANPEDYTNRGRIITPLKDRFGAEIRTHYPTELADEVAVIRQEAVLQAEVPDHLVEILARFTRALRESSAVDQRSGVSARFAIAGAETVAASALHRAARQGEDAAVARPVDLETAVDVLAGKIEFESGEEGREDEILDHLLRTATAETVRAHLRGVDLTLLADAIQGGVMVTTGEQVTARDVLAGLPALGESEVYDEICARLGATSDGERAAAIELALEGLYLARRISKESGGGETIYG; this is translated from the coding sequence GTGAGGCGTCCTACTCAGACCACGGTCGGCGAGCTCCGCGCAGCGGGCCACGTGCACACGTCGGTGCGGGCGGAGATCCGCACCAATCTCCTGGCCGCGCTGCGGGACGGGCGGGACCCGTGGCCCGGCATCCACGGGTTCGACGAGACCGTGGTGCCGCAGCTCGAGCGCGCGCTCATCGCGGGCCACGACATCGTCCTGCTGGGCGAGCGCGGGCAGGGGAAGACGCGGATCCTACGCACGCTGGCGGGCCTGCTCGACGAGTGGTCGCCGGTGATCGCGGGGTCGGAGATCGGGGAGCACCCATACGAGCCGATCACCGCGGCGAGCAGGCGGCTGGCGGCCGACCTGGGCGACGAGCTGCCGATCGCGTGGCGGCACCGTGACGAGCGGTACGTCGAGAAGCTCGCGACGCCGGACACGAGCGTCGCGGACCTGATCGGCGACGTCGACCCCATGAAGGTCGCCGAGGGCCGGGCACTGGGAGACCCGGAGACCATCCACTTCGGTCTCGTGCCGCGCGGGCACCGCGGCATCGTCGCCGTCAACGAGCTGCCCGACCTGGCCGAGCGCATCCAGGTCGCGATGCTCAACGTGATGGAGGAGCGGGACATCCAGATCCGCGGTTACGTGCTGCGGCTGCCGCTCGACGTGCTCGTCGTCGCGACCGCGAACCCCGAGGACTACACCAACCGCGGGCGGATCATCACCCCGCTCAAGGACCGGTTCGGTGCCGAGATCCGCACGCACTACCCCACGGAGCTGGCCGACGAGGTCGCAGTCATCCGGCAGGAGGCCGTGCTGCAGGCGGAGGTGCCCGACCACCTCGTCGAGATCCTGGCCCGGTTCACGCGCGCGCTGCGGGAGTCGAGCGCGGTGGACCAGCGCAGCGGGGTGAGCGCACGGTTCGCCATCGCGGGCGCGGAGACGGTGGCGGCGTCCGCGCTGCACCGGGCGGCCCGCCAGGGCGAGGACGCCGCCGTGGCGCGGCCGGTCGACCTGGAGACGGCCGTCGACGTGCTGGCCGGGAAGATCGAGTTCGAGTCGGGGGAGGAGGGCCGCGAGGACGAGATCCTCGACCACCTGCTGCGGACGGCCACCGCCGAGACCGTCCGCGCGCACCTGCGGGGCGTCGACCTCACGCTCCTGGCGGACGCGATCCAGGGCGGCGTGATGGTCACCACCGGCGAGCAGGTCACCGCGCGGGACGTGCTCGCCGGCCTGCCCGCGCTGGGGGAGTCCGAGGTGTACGACGAGATCTGCGCACGGCTCGGTGCGACGAGCGACGGTGAGCGGGCCGCCGCGATCGAGCTCGCGCTCGAAGGCCTGTACCTGGCCCGCCGGATCAGCAAGGAGTCCGGAGGCGGCGAGACGATCTATGGCTAG
- a CDS encoding DUF3427 domain-containing protein encodes MEPGLYETLITATMAAPLAGLGENAQRQAVPGADQPHLLARHIATAADRALQAIRTPEERVALANAVIALLAQPDELVTPPEQLLSIRGAGPRGHDLPRPATPLTEAALLTNARNEPSIGSELRSEMESADEVHLLCAFVKWHGLRVLEAELRRLAMRGCALKVITTTYMGATERQAIDRLVREFGAEVKIHYDTERTRLHAKAWLFSRRTGFDTAYIGSSNLSRAALLDGVEWNVRLSPSSTPTLLRKFRATFDSYWNDPTFEPYDPDLDRDRLDDALGRAGGPARTPSLDLSGLEVRPYAFQQSMLDALAAERALHDRHRNLVVAATGTGKTVVAALDYQRLITDGRRPSLLFVAHRREILQQSLRTYREVLRDGSFGELWEGGQRPERWEHVFATVQSMSRYGADAIPPNAFEVVVIDEFHHAEAATYRRILDHLSPRELLGLTATPERTDGGDVRTYFGNRTAYELRLWDALEQDLLSPFHYFGIADNTDLSRLAWTRGRYDEAALANLYTGNDARAALILEQVRLKISDPLRMRALGFCVGVGHARYMADRFSRSGIPSLAVTGESSPDDRRHALDALRAGELNALFTADLFNEGLDIPDVDTVLFLRPTESSTIFLQQLGRGLRRSSTKAVLTALDFVGHHRSEFRFDQRFRALTGFSRTRLEHEVEHGFPFLPSGTQIVLDVQTQRAVLGNLRSRLPTKTPQLTAEVRTHPNAGLPGFLQATGLSLADILRPNRSWTSLRRKAGVEQRPAGPAEAALVKRGRKLAHVDDPLRADVYQRLLGPGAPAYGDLSAVEQSVARMLYFGLFPRGGPAKDYTVDLQAVAHEIVAAEELADIVAIAFDETRRAPTPLSGVGPSVPLVPHGRYQREEALAALSWATLERTPASFMEGVLYQRDLNVDALFVTVRKSEADFSPTTMYRDFPISRELFHWESQSVTSLASPTGQRYVNGTSTVLLFVRESSQGAFGTAPYTYLGPATHVAHEGERPIAITWRLHTPMPSDLYVATSAAVA; translated from the coding sequence GTGGAACCCGGGCTGTACGAAACACTGATCACCGCGACGATGGCCGCTCCCCTTGCAGGCCTCGGCGAGAACGCCCAGCGCCAGGCCGTGCCCGGTGCTGACCAACCGCACCTGCTCGCGCGCCACATCGCAACGGCGGCGGATCGTGCATTGCAGGCGATCCGCACACCCGAAGAGCGAGTCGCGCTCGCGAACGCCGTCATCGCGCTGCTCGCGCAGCCGGATGAGCTCGTGACACCCCCCGAGCAATTGCTCTCCATCCGGGGGGCAGGACCTCGTGGTCACGACCTCCCTCGCCCGGCCACGCCACTCACCGAGGCCGCCCTTCTCACGAACGCACGGAATGAGCCGAGCATCGGCAGCGAACTGCGCTCCGAGATGGAGTCCGCTGACGAGGTGCACCTCCTGTGCGCCTTCGTGAAGTGGCACGGACTGCGCGTGCTCGAGGCAGAGCTCCGCCGGCTGGCGATGCGCGGCTGTGCGCTCAAGGTCATCACGACGACGTATATGGGCGCGACCGAGCGCCAGGCAATCGACCGCCTCGTGCGGGAGTTCGGTGCGGAAGTCAAGATTCACTACGACACTGAGCGCACCCGACTTCATGCGAAGGCGTGGCTGTTCTCACGGCGCACCGGCTTTGACACGGCGTACATCGGATCGTCGAACCTCTCGAGGGCCGCACTCCTCGACGGGGTCGAGTGGAACGTTCGCCTCTCTCCGTCGAGCACTCCCACGCTGCTTCGGAAGTTCCGGGCCACGTTCGACAGCTACTGGAACGACCCCACCTTCGAACCGTACGACCCCGATCTCGACCGCGACCGACTCGATGACGCGTTGGGCCGTGCGGGAGGTCCCGCGAGAACGCCGAGCCTCGACTTGTCCGGCCTCGAGGTCCGGCCGTACGCGTTCCAGCAGTCGATGCTCGATGCTCTAGCAGCCGAACGTGCACTCCACGATCGTCACCGGAATCTCGTAGTTGCCGCCACGGGAACGGGGAAAACCGTCGTTGCCGCCCTCGACTACCAACGACTCATTACCGACGGACGCCGTCCGTCGCTCCTGTTCGTGGCGCACCGACGGGAAATCCTCCAGCAGTCCTTGCGGACTTATCGAGAAGTGCTGCGAGATGGAAGCTTTGGGGAGCTGTGGGAGGGTGGCCAGCGGCCGGAGCGCTGGGAGCACGTCTTCGCCACCGTGCAGAGCATGTCGCGGTACGGCGCTGACGCGATCCCGCCGAACGCATTCGAAGTGGTCGTCATCGACGAGTTTCACCATGCGGAAGCCGCGACCTATCGCCGGATCCTCGATCACCTTTCCCCGCGCGAGCTGCTGGGTTTGACGGCGACACCCGAGAGGACGGACGGCGGCGACGTTCGCACCTACTTCGGCAATCGAACTGCCTACGAGCTCAGGCTCTGGGACGCCCTCGAGCAGGACCTCCTGTCGCCGTTCCACTACTTCGGGATCGCCGACAACACGGATCTGTCCCGTCTCGCCTGGACGCGCGGCCGGTACGACGAGGCAGCGCTAGCGAACCTCTACACGGGCAACGACGCGCGGGCGGCGCTCATTCTCGAGCAGGTACGTCTGAAGATCTCGGATCCCCTGAGGATGCGCGCACTGGGCTTCTGCGTGGGCGTCGGGCACGCGCGGTACATGGCAGATCGCTTTTCGCGATCGGGGATACCCTCGCTCGCAGTCACCGGTGAGTCCAGTCCGGACGACCGACGTCATGCGCTCGACGCACTGCGCGCTGGCGAGCTCAACGCGTTGTTCACCGCCGACCTCTTCAACGAGGGCCTCGACATCCCGGACGTCGACACCGTGCTCTTCCTGCGACCTACGGAGAGCAGCACGATCTTCCTCCAGCAGCTCGGTCGCGGGCTGCGCCGGTCGTCCACCAAGGCGGTTCTCACGGCGCTCGACTTCGTCGGCCACCACCGCTCCGAGTTCCGATTCGACCAACGCTTTCGAGCGCTCACCGGCTTCTCTCGCACGCGGCTCGAGCACGAGGTCGAGCACGGCTTCCCGTTCCTGCCCTCGGGGACGCAGATCGTCCTCGACGTGCAGACTCAGCGAGCCGTGCTGGGCAATCTCCGTTCGCGACTCCCCACGAAGACGCCGCAGCTCACCGCCGAGGTACGGACGCACCCGAACGCGGGTCTGCCGGGCTTCCTGCAGGCGACGGGACTGAGCCTCGCCGACATCCTCCGGCCGAACCGAAGCTGGACCAGCCTGCGCCGCAAAGCCGGTGTCGAACAACGCCCGGCGGGTCCGGCAGAAGCTGCCCTCGTGAAGCGCGGGCGCAAGCTCGCCCACGTCGACGATCCACTGCGGGCCGACGTCTACCAACGACTGCTCGGACCGGGCGCGCCCGCATACGGCGACCTGAGCGCCGTCGAGCAGTCCGTAGCACGGATGCTCTACTTCGGCCTCTTTCCCCGAGGCGGTCCCGCCAAGGACTACACGGTCGACCTTCAGGCCGTCGCTCACGAGATCGTCGCTGCGGAGGAGCTTGCCGACATCGTCGCGATCGCATTCGACGAGACTCGTCGAGCTCCCACACCGCTGTCGGGAGTTGGGCCTTCCGTGCCGCTCGTGCCCCACGGCCGGTACCAGCGCGAAGAGGCGCTCGCCGCCCTCTCCTGGGCGACCCTCGAGCGCACGCCGGCAAGTTTCATGGAGGGTGTGCTCTACCAACGCGACCTCAATGTGGACGCGCTCTTCGTGACCGTCCGCAAGTCTGAAGCCGACTTCTCACCAACCACCATGTACCGCGACTTCCCGATCAGTCGCGAACTGTTCCATTGGGAGTCACAGTCCGTGACGTCTCTGGCCTCGCCCACGGGCCAGCGATACGTGAACGGGACAAGTACGGTGCTGCTGTTTGTCCGTGAATCGAGTCAAGGCGCGTTCGGCACGGCGCCGTACACCTACCTCGGTCCGGCAACGCATGTCGCTCACGAGGGCGAACGGCCGATCGCGATCACGTGGCGGCTGCACACGCCGATGCCCTCCGACCTGTACGTCGCGACAAGCGCGGCCGTCGCATAG
- a CDS encoding DUF3090 domain-containing protein: protein MPAPVHQFDWPDRVVVGTVGSPGSRSFYLQVRDGARSTSVGLEKQQSALLADRIDEILNALMSDEGNRFSVPAAAPVELVDDDPLDQPVLEEFRAGLMRLGWDPSTAQVVVEAFAYDEADDDSDPDAREKLLVRMPVGTARAFVQRTRQVVQAGRPVCPLCGMPIDGDGHVCDLRDEP from the coding sequence ATGCCGGCACCTGTTCACCAGTTCGACTGGCCCGACCGCGTCGTCGTCGGCACGGTCGGCAGCCCAGGCTCGCGCAGCTTCTACCTCCAGGTCCGCGACGGTGCGCGCAGCACCAGCGTGGGGCTCGAGAAGCAGCAGTCCGCGCTGCTCGCGGACAGGATCGACGAGATCCTGAACGCGCTGATGTCCGACGAGGGGAACCGCTTCAGCGTCCCCGCGGCGGCGCCCGTCGAGCTCGTCGACGACGACCCGCTGGACCAGCCCGTGCTCGAGGAGTTCCGCGCGGGCCTGATGCGGCTGGGCTGGGACCCGTCGACCGCGCAGGTGGTCGTGGAGGCGTTCGCGTACGACGAGGCCGACGACGACAGCGACCCCGACGCGCGCGAGAAGCTGCTGGTGCGGATGCCGGTCGGGACGGCGCGGGCGTTCGTGCAGCGCACGCGCCAGGTGGTCCAGGCGGGCCGGCCCGTGTGCCCGCTGTGCGGGATGCCCATCGACGGCGACGGCCACGTGTGCGACCTGCGCGACGAGCCGTGA
- a CDS encoding PH domain-containing protein, whose product MAKIEKLLEQATDHLEAGEEVIAAVQGTYETKKMGNDWTRAGILIATQKRIVFYAKKMGGYDLESFPYDKVSSYEQSKSMMGHSVTFFASGNKVAMKWISDQAALQVFSDLVRDKIHGGSATLDITSTNIHDDVMRQIRKLAELHQAGILTDEEFTSKKAELLSRL is encoded by the coding sequence ATGGCCAAGATCGAGAAGTTGCTGGAACAGGCGACGGACCACCTGGAGGCTGGGGAAGAGGTGATCGCCGCCGTCCAGGGCACCTACGAGACCAAGAAGATGGGGAACGACTGGACCCGCGCTGGCATCTTGATCGCGACCCAGAAGCGCATCGTGTTCTACGCAAAGAAGATGGGCGGGTATGATCTTGAGTCTTTCCCCTACGACAAGGTCAGCTCGTACGAGCAGTCAAAAAGCATGATGGGGCATTCGGTCACTTTCTTCGCCTCCGGCAACAAAGTGGCGATGAAATGGATCTCTGACCAGGCGGCGTTGCAGGTATTCTCAGACCTGGTGCGGGACAAAATCCACGGAGGTTCAGCCACTCTGGACATCACCAGTACAAATATCCATGACGACGTAATGCGGCAAATTCGCAAGCTGGCCGAACTTCATCAGGCAGGCATCCTGACGGACGAAGAGTTCACAAGTAAAAAGGCGGAGCTCCTTTCGCGCCTCTGA